From the genome of Oryza glaberrima chromosome 1, OglaRS2, whole genome shotgun sequence:
cctCCATGTCAAGAGTCTGTAGAaagctccgagtaccccgtggggatcccgaggaatcgGCAGCTGGATACATCTCatggctgaatggggcctgcgcccagctcgaaggcatcgactagcgtatcgacgaggccctgaagcaggagtgttgtcgatcgagccgatatgccggggggcaTGTGTTGGCTTGCATACGACATCATCGCCCGCAGCTgtacctcgagttcctccacgaagggtATTCTCGTTCTTGAAGAACTTCTACAGAGATAGATGACCTGGCGaggtcgatggcgccgctggcggagaagatcttccagtccatggactggtgttggccttcctggtagtctccgtgtcctgtgacaaatgtcttaggaaaaagtgtaatataattttggatttttgtggAATTGTAATaagtacttgtgaaatagaaaagaaatctatctaactaagctttcttactctggatgtagcgtgtatgagtgtcttctcacttcgcgacttcgatcagtcgtttgagttatacactctccctagcccccagccttatCATCGGAGAATTcatctcggaagataaggctcttagacctttgacctgcctcggttgaacaagcactgatcctagcccccagtcgtgaagttggaaaattaatttccgattacacggcttggttaatacgcacggcgagaactcttacacgaccagatcttacatggtctttcgtctctacaggatccgacaaggccttatcggctctgggcgtccctagccgaagttcccttaggttcctcggaggccttgtcaagacggcataaagggacatgaggataggtttcaacgctaggtgtcatctgggtaagggatcatcgggaaggaacactttgattgtagtCTGTACctgaaaataggctttattgaagctgtaagatgtcttacaagtatggatactattgatttatgcatagaatttacgtaattgattaatgttccaggaatttgccaactcgcgaccatcgccgtctgcaattttgaatgcgcctggctgcagaacttgtgtgatcgtgtacggtccttcccatttgggtgagagcttgtttcgccctgcttgactttgaacccgtcggaggacgtagtcgccgatcaaaagtgtgcgtgctcggatgcgttTCTCGTGGTAGcggcgaagggcctgttggtagctggctgctcgaacaacaactcgttcgcgatgttcttcgagtagattcacatcgtcatTTCGCTGCTCCTCTTGATTCTCATCGGAGTACTTATGTGCTCTTGTACTTTGGTATCAtagctcggtggggagcatagcctctgagccgtacacgaggaagaagggtgtctccttgttagacgttgtcggtgtggtacgcacggcccatagtactgatggaagttcttcgacccacttcttctcatgtgacatgagcctatcgtagacgcgggtcttgattccttgtagtactatgccgtttgccctctcgacttgtccattgctctgagggtgagaaaccgaggtgAAGCAGATCATGACTCCCAGCCTGATGCAGTAGtcctggaaatcggcactgatgaactgggagccgttgtccgttatgatacggtggggcaatccgaatctgcagaatatccctttgatgaatttgatggcgttgtcggccttgatttcccccgtgggtgtcgcttcaatccacttagtgaatttatcaatcgccacgaataggaacttgtagccgccctgtcctcgtgggaatgggccgagtatatctagcccccagcacgagaacggccaagtgagagggatgGTCTAGAGTGCTTGCGCTGGTAGCCTTGTGTGTTTACtatggaattgacaggcttcacaccgctgaaccatgtcgcaggcgtctttgagggcggttggccagaagaacccttgtcgaaaagtttttccgactaatgtccgaccggcggcatgtgacccacagatcccttcatgtatgtcaaGAGGAgatgtctgccgtcgtcggacgcgacgcattttaggagtaccccgtttggcgccttcttgtatagatcgttgcctatcatacagtagacttttgctttacgggatattttctcagcttctgcgtcgtcctcgggcaactctttGCTGCCTATGAATTTGATGAGTGGGGTgtgccagtcgtctgtggtctcgatgtcggcaacggcgcgctctACCTCTGTAGCCCCTGAGCTGTTGTTGAGGGAGACCGGGCTATCTTCGCCGCTTGCGtctttcactgatggccttgtcaagacgtccagaaaggtgctaggttcgagtggctctcatctggacgcacgccgtgctagatcatccagttcgatgttgtccttgcggtatacatgtcggacctcgatcccatcgaaccttttttccagcttcctgacttctgcgagatacttagataactcggggctagagcatttgtaatctttatgcatttggttcgcgactagttcggaatcccctttcatGATTAGTCGCCTAACTCCGAGTGCAGCTGctgctcttatcccggcgagtagtccttcgtactcggctgtgttgttggtcgccctgaagttgaggtgaattgcatgcttgaactgatctcccgaaggtgatgtcaagatgaatcatgcccctgctccttggctgttgagtgcgccgtcgaacgccattgtccacatttcgttgtcgatttggttgtctgacctgttatcaggcttagtccaatcggctacgaagtcggcaagtacctgggacttgatggttgttcgtggcacaaagcggacatcaaattggcttagctcgactacctatttcgcaatgcggccgacaacgtctttgtttctcactacttcaccgagagggaaggaggatacaactgtgaccctgtgggcttggaagtagtggcatagctttcttgatgtcatgattaccgcgtagagcagtttttggatctgtggatatcttgtctttgtgtcgtggagagcttcactgacgtagtagactggtcgttgcactttctctctctcgacaacaatgacagtgctaacgaaatatggcgtggcggcaatatagagaaataattcttcattaggttggggggcaacaagtacaggtggatttgataggtagagcttgagtgcaatgaatgcctcttcggcttcctgtgtccatacaaatttgtcttgcttcttcagcaGAGTAAAGAAGggttgtcctcgctctcccatcctagtgacgaacctgcttagtgccgccatgtatccggttagcttctgtatttccttgagtcttgtaggcgacttcatgttttcgattgccttgatcttctcgggatttgcttctattcctctgccagagacgaggaaaccgagcagcttTCCCgctggtactccgaacgtgcacttctctggattgagcatgaggcgatatcatcggaggttgtcgaacgtttcccgcagatcatcaatcaatgagtcgcttgtcttggtcttaacaacaatgtcgtcgacgtagGCCTCAACATTGTTTCCGAGTTGGCCGCTAAGTGCGccttggaccgtgcgctggaaagtgtttcctgcggttattagtccgaacggcatcttaacgtagcagaataccccgaatggcgtgatgaatgctgtcttcttctcgtcctctttcgccatgctgacttggtggtagccggagtaagcgtcgagaaagctcaacaactcacaaccggctgttgagtccaccagttggtctattcgaggaagagggaagtgatccttgggacacgccttgttgaggtcggtgaaatcgacacacattctccatttcccgttggccttccgcaccatggctgggttggctagccactctggatggagtacctctctcatgaaaccagctttgagaagcttgtcgagctcttctcgtatagcttgttttcgatctggtgcaaatctccgcagtttttgctttactggcttggcattgGGTCGCACCATGattttgtgctcaatcacctccctgggtacccccggcatgtcggacggccgccaagcgaacacgtcagcattgtcgcggaggaaaatgatgagcgcgagttcctatttctcacctagtgatgccccgatcttgactgtcttgtcggggttggcattggagagtggaacgatcttgattgcacCGTCcagtttcggcgtcttgtttgttttgctcactttcttgggtggttcagctgtggcgggtgggctgggcgtgtgctcgaccatgtcgaggcttcGCTTGTCGCATTACACTGCCAGCTTagcattcccttgaatagtgattgttcccttcggtcccggcatcttgagcacttgatacgcgtagtgagatgcggccacgAACTTCGtgagtgcagttctcccaatgataGCATTGTATGTTGTATCGacttcagcgacatcaaaggtgatctgctccgttcggaagttatttgcttggccgaaagtcacaggcaacgtaattttgcccaatggtttggacgatggctgaggagtgattccatggaagggttgatcggtgggtgtcaactcgctttgtgggatccccatcgcgtccaaggtgctggcgaagagaaggttgattgagctgccatcGTCGATCAGAACTCGCgcgaccttgatattccgaatagtgggttcgaccacgatcagATATCGCCCTGGGATGACAGCAATCTTGGGATGGTCCTCTtctgagaattctatcttctgctcagaccacttcatcttgggcgcagctccctgccacgtcgaacagacttcacgttccactttcttgtattctcgctttgaggagtatgccgtggaacctccgaagatgtgcgagacatggagatcagagtctgggtatgctgagcccgattcctgagtagccgcctcagcgtccttctcgaccacgcgtactcacttgcctttttccaatgccatgtattttgcgagcgactttttgaagacgaggcaatcttctagagaGTGTCTCTctgacttgtgtatagggcaccatgttttcttcgcgtcgctgccttgtgggtctgggcgcttggtaAGGTCCACGTATTCTGTTGCGAGAACTTcagcttgagctttccttttcccactcttgcgatttttcttcttgcttgactcgggtgcgtccttggctggtttcttctctcctccggtcttcggtttgtcgttcttgcgtctcagtgcgtcgTCCGCATGAGCGCAACGATCGACAATTTCgaataatctccgagtagtcgtgatgcgccttgttgccaactcctaggtagtatagcgatctctgacaccggacttgaaagcgcggattacagaagcgtcggtgattttggggatcgtatttctgcactcattaaagcgccgaacataattcctcaaggattcacccgggttctgtgtcaacgcatgtaggtcgtcttcgatcgcgtggcgcttgtaagttccttggaagttggcgacgaactgttgccacaggtctgcccacgaagaaatcgagtaggggggaagatgcatcagccatgaacgcgcggagcctttcaatgcggttggcaagtaattcgccaacgcgttgtcgtccgctccggcagcgtagagtaccgtggagtaaacctgaaggaattcttctgggtcggtactcccatcgtacttctctattgctcctggtcagaatctctcaggccattgGACATCACGCAGTGAACGACTGAAAGCTCTTCACCCAGCGCTGGGGTGATGGGTTGTCGGCGGTCGTACGTCCTTCGTGGATGcctatctgatgatgaggataaggaagatgacgacgatgacaatgggtcacttggttccggtgtacgattacgaggacgtcggtcaggttctcgagaatcctgtcgtcgtctcccgttgttgtctcggcgccgatctccattgTCGTTGTCGTTATGGcggcgtcctcgaccagtatcgcccagcacccgccgttcgcgatcgtcgtgatcgtggcggttgtggcggttatcacggtctcggtcttcgctcaAACGGCCTCCTCATTCTTCGTTATCGTGACACcgtgaagagacgcgatgtcggAAATGGTTCTCGTTGTCTCGTGCGCGtcgcgcctctcggcggccattcaggtgatcgcggagatcgccggtgccgcgaggtggacgGGTGGCTTGATGAGGCGATTCCCGCTGTTCAGGGTTTTCACCATtagcatcgccagttggtggctgttccgggtgcgctgcagcagcggcctcctcgaacgcgttgctgaggttggtcactgattcccgtaacCGTTCTGTCCATcgtgcgagatcgtcgttcagaacaGGATCGtaaggggtttccctcagtattgcgttgacggtcctgatgtgctgggccgatgtagtcacttgattctccgcttccGCATTAGTGCGCGCTGATGTGCCGGTctcgtcgatagccaatacctcgcgCGGCGTACTTGTTGACGATgagccatagtcttcgagcagatgcaagactgatggttctTGGGGATCGATATCGActaccccaacgaatcgatctgaaatcaccgtcgctccttgttccttgtcctcaTCCCTGAGGGGGATGTGTGACTGCTGGATCTTAGGAGGTGacgtcttcatggcgctgagaaagaccttgcagcctgagaggtcgtgattctttgtcttgtgaataggacaatagacattacgagttggagaagtatgctgaattccacgctctttgcaggcacgaatttcagcgtgtacgttgagaaaaacccaacagacttgcaaggtgtgttttctggttttgtggataggacaccaggaccttgtcacctcggaagtcatcctcgtcggctcgtgattcttgtcgGAAATACAAGGTTTGGACGtactaggatccttctcgggctcggatgtCGTCCACGTTCCGTTCTTcgcttcggcgggaggatccttcgacatggagtcatcctgggttgtagccactgtgttctcgcttccggtcattgatggaccagccgagatcggcaccgtggtgtaaaccgggaagacgatttcgccgacttgagtccaaaccagcattgttgaaggaggaactccttggttgaggttggtgttgatgctgttgtcgacgaagctggatgtcatagtagtagaactttgagcaccaagtccccctacctggcgcgccactgtcgacaggggatacccgtagaccggatatagagggtattggggtacgctggtacgaggatctacgtaatacgacatcaagcagacagaaaacaaagattatactagttcaggccccttcataggtaatagccctaatctagttgatatgggattatatgatggaaatcacagATTACAAAAGGAAaagcagaactcgatgataccgacgagatcgtagtcgagttgatttgactagatcacccggcgacttggctcctgtaggcttcaACTCCGTAGACTGTGGTGGATGTGCTGACTATGAGATTCGATcacttaggtcctcccgggggtcccttttatatcgcagatcaactggtctccaagtaggactcggagacatcagactcggcacgatacaatgacgacccagttctgtccgagtagtactccttccatctgtgaactccatgataaatttccttaacgtataccGAAAATGTCTGTATACGCGTATGTATACCATATCGAtgtgtgacgtatatcgaagggtagagggtataccttacccataaccctgacaaatatttttagattcatcataagaaatatttttatataattcaCATGGTgttaaagtatatatataatggtcAAAGATATGTTTAAGTTATGATAAAGCTAAAACGATAGTTAATTTAAAATGGAGAAAGTGCAAGTACATTCTGGATGGGTAGATAAGAAGAGCAGATGGAGATGTGTGGGGTGTAGGTGATCGATGGAGGGACGACAAACCAATTAATTAACCACGCTAGCCCAGAGTGATCGATAGCAGAATCGTACGTTTGTAATGAcgtcatcattatcatcatccaCAGCCTCTGCTGCTGCCTGTTGCAAGAGTAGAAGTCGTaatcctcctccggcgccggcgccacacACTAGTACTGCACGAGTAGTTCGCAGCAGCAGGCGGAGGCTGCTCTTAGTATTCTTCTccgcagaggcggcggcggctgcgacgagCGGTCTCATCCAGACCCCGTGTGGGCAAGCCTACCCTTTCGCTGGCACCAACGTGAAGaagccgcagccgccgtccaCCCCTTACTCCCAATCCCAATCGCAGCAGCAGTTTGGCCTCGACGCCAAAGGGTAATTAACGAAACCGGCCGCCACAGATCTGGATGGATCGATCTTAAAATTAAGAAagagattatatatattatggatGCAGGAGGATTAGGGCGTGCCCGTCGACGAACCCCGGATGCGTGTCCACAAACCCCACGGTGGGCGCATCTTGCTCCTTGGCCTCCCCGCTCATCGTCCCCGCTAATACACCAACGGACAAGGCCGCCGCTGTAAGTGTACGCACGCACGCATTTGTTATTCATTTAATATAGCAGTATTTGTTTCTGAATTAGTAATTCGATGTGAATGAATGACAGTCGCTGCGCGAGGCTATCCTCAAGACGCAGAGGAATGCGGTGATCAAAGCCGACGAGGAGACGGCGTACGGGCACTACATCCGGGcggaggtcgacggcggcgcaggccgCGACGTGATGGAGTTCCTCCTCAAGGAATCCCAGTCCCAGTCCCAGGAGGTGGTGGCCGCGTACCGATGCGTCGCCACCAAGGTCATCTTCGTCTACCCCTTCACCACTGCCGTCGGCGATTCAAGAGGGCAGAGCCAGaggatcgccgccgtcgcccaggAGCTCGGATGGTACGCCCCGGACCTACtcaacgccgccaccgccgacgaccacTCTATCCTCGACTATTAACCAGGGCCATACATATGCTTGCTTCATTATCTCTAGTCTGTACAAGTACAACTCGTCCAAAttcattcatccatccatccatccatccacgaCACATATACAAATACTAATCTATTATTACTActaagtagtactagtagccACCGATATATATACACAACAAATGTATTAATCAAAATGCTAATTTATTTCTACGCCGGCCGGCGTCCTTGCACTTTTGGATGATATTGGGCCTTAATTTTCATCGTAGGTCACCGAGTTAGCCCATGCACTGTTTACTGTGTCATTGAAATAAGCATGTGGGCCTCACaggtatttttaatttttttaactaacaccAACTGACAGACATGTAGGGTGCTTTTGAAAGGGCTTAATTACACAGTTTTTTAACCTTCAGCCACCTAGagacctttagtttatcattcatggtgaaaaaaataaaggggtgctccgggggtatccatgggtcttgtgggtgtagggggactcaagtccccccgcatccacgttggatccgcccctgtatGGGACTAATATCAACTAAACAAGCCACATAGATTAGGACTATGCTTGTATCTTCATATCTCTATTTGGTTTATTAGGCCACTTTGTTCCATGTATTTTATACTTCCGAGACCTCACAGATCAAAACATGGACTCATCCAAGGCCCATATGATTTCGCCTCCCCATCTAATTAGATGTATAGGGCTAGATGTACCTCATCTTTGTAGTTGTAGGGCCTGTCCTGTTGACAAGAAAATCGAACACatcggcctgggagatctgcttagctccagtgcaggtccaaatacgatgagatgcgggcgtgccagtcagtttgatcctgcaaatgacaagatatgcaaatagtagatcaaaacagccgatcggctgacaagccgatggagtagttccagccgatagccaataatagccgatgccgataccagccgataggatagggtttaagcaatcggctatatgtcaaatgtagataatgatataaaggcaatcggctgatgatgatgtaatatagcaatataatccagcagaaaccaatcggctaacaatatgatatagtaaaacaagtattgatccgaaggttaaagcacccatcggctggaggtccgatgtcatgaaatccacaagattagattaaacaatgaaacctttgttgtcatcggctaaatccaacttatatgtatatgcaatccttatgagccgatgcaacgttcagataactcaccggctgaaaccccgatgaaacccttattggcaatcaagaagcaggctagagattatggttctaagcacgacttagtagatcaaacttaactgatgcagtactaagtatgaaaagaaacacaatatctagacaatcaagcagttgactgattttcagggtggtagatgcctaggctaatctaatctagcaatgcAATTTAgtcgataccggcagaaaccctaaagcgagagacagccgatagagctaaattgatatgctaagactagattaacagagacatgataaataggtagtc
Proteins encoded in this window:
- the LOC127769445 gene encoding thylakoid lumenal 17.9 kDa protein, chloroplastic isoform X1, with product MTSSLSSSTASAAACCKSRSRNPPPAPAPHTSTARVVRSSRRRLLLVFFSAEAAAAATSGLIQTPCGQAYPFAGTNVKKPQPPSTPYSQSQSQQQFGLDAKGRIRACPSTNPGCVSTNPTVGASCSLASPLIVPANTPTDKAAAVSSLREAILKTQRNAVIKADEETAYGHYIRAEVDGGAGRDVMEFLLKESQSQSQEVVAAYRCVATKVIFVYPFTTAVGDSRGQSQRIAAVAQELGWYAPDLLNAATADDHSILDY
- the LOC127769445 gene encoding thylakoid lumenal 17.9 kDa protein, chloroplastic isoform X2, producing the protein MTSSLSSSTASAAACCKSRSRNPPPAPAPHTSTARVVRSSRRRLLLVFFSAEAAAAATSGLIQTPCGQAYPFAGTNVKKPQPPSTPYSQSQSQQQFGLDAKGRIRACPSTNPGCVSTNPTVGASCSLASPLIVPANTPTDKAAASLREAILKTQRNAVIKADEETAYGHYIRAEVDGGAGRDVMEFLLKESQSQSQEVVAAYRCVATKVIFVYPFTTAVGDSRGQSQRIAAVAQELGWYAPDLLNAATADDHSILDY